Below is a genomic region from Nitrospirota bacterium.
GTTGTTTCTCCCTGTTTTATATCAAACTCCTTTTCTAAGGCATCAAGAACCTTTTTCCCACCTCTTACATGGCAGGCAGTGCCCATACAGATTTTGACTATATTCTTGCCACGAGGTGTAAAATAAAACTGCTTATAAAAAGACGCTGTGCTGTAAATATCAGAAAGTGGAATATTAAGTCTCTGCGATAGTGTCTTTAATACATCCTCAGGCAAATAATTATATTTCTCCTGGATCCTCTGAAATGCATGGATTAATATTCCTCTCTTTTTCTGATTTTCAGTTAGCACCTCACCGATATGTCCAATTATCTCATCTGCATCTATTTCCATGAGCAACTCCCTTATCTATCTTAAAGTTTTTAGTTGTTTGTTTTTAGTTTTTAGACTAACAACTAATAACTGGACTTTTATCCACCGACTCCTGAATGAACCTTTGCCGCCTTCTCTAACTCTCTTCTTGCAGCCATATCCATAAGAACCCTTTCCATGCCGAACCTTCCTGGTTCATATTTCCTTAACTTAAGCGTATCCCTTGCCCTG
It encodes:
- a CDS encoding NAD(P)H-dependent oxidoreductase subunit E; amino-acid sequence: MEIDADEIIGHIGEVLTENQKKRGILIHAFQRIQEKYNYLPEDVLKTLSQRLNIPLSDIYSTASFYKQFYFTPRGKNIVKICMGTACHVRGGKKVLDALEKEFDIKQGETTYDLSMTLETVGCIGCCGLAPVATINEEIIGEIDVK